The Cotesia glomerata isolate CgM1 linkage group LG9, MPM_Cglom_v2.3, whole genome shotgun sequence region caaactatccccttgattaaagctacagtttatgtagaaataataattccagtgcaccctgacggccgtagatgcaagctgtcaattacctttttttagtgtagtttcatatctataggaggattactatacatttttattttatctagtctgtggcacTGACCATTCctcatcgaaaaaaagtcaggatcgaaatttttgcgttgctatagtttgtgctcattaaatttaataatttcaagtagataaagtgttataattgattataatttaattaatatcagtaaaataaggTATAAACTACTGTTGTAATAGACAATTTAGGGAAAAAAAGTAccatagaattaaataaaatttgcaacctcaaaatatcgTAATGTTtccagtaaacacagtcggtagtctagcgctccgtttacaacggatttgatttgaacggaacttggcgccagattctaccgaatctgtggatctaatatataaaattctcgtgtcacagttttcgttgccatactcctccgaaacggcttgaccgattttgatgaaattttttgtgcttatccggtatctatgagaatcggtcaacatctatttttcatccccctaaatgttaggggtagtccacccctaaatttttttttttattttttagacaaaatttttaatttctatttttttatgatacaacatacaaaaatacatacaatcctcaattttcacccttctacgatcaacccttattttttaatagccattttagtaatttaatcatttttcctctccagtcgaaaactgatcaatcgtcatttaattagttatccccgccagatgtctacaggtgtcacttctgacccagtaaacagcacggagtagggatgagaacgaagccggtctcctttctttctcactccctacacagttgtcgaccatcattattgtttatgcatcaagtgtagtagtaacgttgacaattattattttgctatctcagtgtaactctcatattatcttttaatcattcctattttatcaataataattaaattatcaattttgagtgtattttgcacgattagttaatcaagtgattttataacctcaaaagtactcaacacgtgacacaagcttccaataacaacggattttgtgttgtaagtatacttttttttatttatatcgaaaatgttgttgatcttataataatgtaattttaatttaattttattaaaaaaatgtaattgaacaattaagattttcatagtttccaaaaaatcaatcattatgaatctttattttgaaatgtcaatggaaatattggttgtatgaaaaaattataagagacaatgttttcataaaatttaattttttacttttgtttgaaaaattttgccataaaacatatttttgttataatttcataaattaaaactaatcatttcaaaactgcggcaaaaatcctggccctaattatacttttaacatttttcatcattaaataatttcattaattctatttatgtatgttttgtacagtgagcaatgccaagaaaacgcaaaggggctgatttgagccgcagtacaagtaaagctcgaaacttgcgaaatagcagatccgaaagaacagaagaacaaatccagcaacaaaatactgatgcacgtgtcagaatggcgcaattgcatcaagaagagccagaggatacacgagctgaacgcaatgaagtcagaagattagaacaacgacaatcacgcCGTTTAACAGTCAATAGACGAAGAACAAATGACCAACAACGACAACAGGTACATCGAGCATTTATATCTGATTCATTCCTGCGTCTAGTATTccagtatgagcccgatattgaatattatgctcattcaaaagtgGTAATTGGTGCTATGGTCAAGGAATGTCCGCATTGTCATGctctgaaattcaaaaatgagccAGCTGGGATGTGTTGCGCGTCAGAAAAAGTGCAACTACCTGAAAttgaaacaccacctgaacCATTGAACGGCTTACTTATCGGCACGGATCCAGATTCTAACGTGTTCCTGAAGTCAATTCGAAGATTCAATTCatgctttcaaatgacatcgttcggagcaacagaaatagttcGAAATACTAATGCAAATGGTCAACAATTCAATTCTACATTCAAAATCAGaggccaagtttatcataaaatgggCTCACTGCTGCCAATGCCAAACGAACCACATAAATTCTTACAAATCTACTTTATGGGCGGCGAGGATTCCGGAAGCGCACTTGCCAATCGCGTGAATGCACGTTGTGATTATAATAACCTTGATTCACTTTATGCCAGGCGCATTGTCAGCGAGCTAGATGCTCTTTTGAACGAGCACAACgagttgttgaaaatattcaaatcacaTATGCACCAATTACAAAGCGATAATCACGCTATCGTCATTAATCCTGATAAAACACCAGCTGGAGAGCATATTCGTAGATTCAATGCACCCATTGTTGATGATGTTGCTGGAATTATGGTTGGCGATTGTACAGCTGCACGAGAAATTGTGATTcgtagaagaaataataatcttcagttCATTGCTGACACACATCGTTCATGTGACGCTCTCCAATATCCGCTAATATTCTGGAAGGGACAAGACAGATATTGCATAAACATAAAACAACGAGATCCCGTATCAGGTACttcattgattattattttgatcattaatcatttaacaaaacaattaaattattgaacgtaataaatttaaattaatttttatgaacaaaTATTACAGGAGctgaaacaaacaagaacgtTAGCTCAAAGGATTATTATGCGTACCGATTAATGATTAGACCTGGCCTGGACAACGTCATATTACGATGTCGTGAGCTTTGTCAACAATTCATGGTCGACATGTACGCGAAGATTGAGAGCGAACGACTACGATACTTACGATATAATCAACAAAAGCTGCGCGCGGAAGAGTACATTCATTTGCGAGACGCTATCAACAACAACGCCGACGTCGCCGAAATTGGTAACCATGTCATTTTACCATCATCGTACGTAGGCAGTCCACGTCATATGCAAGAATATATACAAGATGCTCTGACTATCGTGCGCGAATATGGACGAccatgtttatttatcacgttCACATGTAATCCAAAATGGCCAGAGATTACATCTTTGTTACTGCCTGGCCAAAATTCAATACATCGCCATGACATTACAGCACGTGTGTTCAGACAAAAGTTGAAGTCTTTAATAAGTTTCATTACTAAATCACATGTATTTGGTCCCACACGTTGCTGGATGTATTCGGTTGAGTGGCAAAAGCGAGGATTACCTCATGCACACATTTTGGCTTGGTTCATCGACAAAATCCGTCCTGAAGAAATCGATAGTATCATTTCTGCGAAAATTCCAGATCCATCCACTGACCAACTgctgtttgatattgttacaACAAACATGATTCATGGTCCATGTGGTACTCTTAATAGTTCATCGCCTTGCATGGCTGATGGAAaatgtactaaaaatttccctaAAGATTTTACCAATGATACGGTCACAAATGTCGACGGATACCCAATATATCGTCGAAGAAATCCTAAAAATGGCggacaatcatttattaaaaatatcatcaacacAGACATTGATATTGACAATCGTTGGGTGGTGCCATATTCGCCTCTGCTGAGCAAGACATATAATgctcatattaatgttgagtTCTGCAGTTCTGTGAAGAGCATCAAATACATTTGCAAGTATGTCCATAAAGGCAGTGATATGGCTGTATTTAGAGTGGAAAATACTAATGTGAATGCTCCTCCAGTGAATAAAAACGATGAAATAACGGCTGTATTTAGAGTGGAAAATACTAATGTGAATGCTCCTCCAGTGAATAAAAACGATGAAATAACGCTCTACCAAATTGGTCGGTACATCAGCTCCAATGAAGCTGCTTGGCGTATCTTTGGTTTTCCAATTCATGAACGGGATCCAGCAGTTGTTCAGTTAGCCATCCATCTTGAAAACGGTCAGCGTGTATTTTTCACGAACGAGACAGCGATTGATCGTGCAATAAATCCACCTAAAACTACACTCACtgcattttttgaattgtgtaaTCGTGCGGATGATTTTGGTGCCTTTGCACGTACTTTACTCTATTCACAAGTACCACGCTATTTCACATGGACTCAAACAAAAACATGGATGCCCCGCAAGCAAGGCTCACCAGTTGCTGCAtgtctcaatttatttaaatcaaacgcCTTGGGGCGATTATTTACAGTCAATCCAAGACACACGGAGTGCTTTTATCTTCGACTGTTGTTggttaatgttactggcccaTTATCATTTCAAGATATACGTAAAGTGAATGGGCAACAATATCCAACGTATAAAGATGCATGCCTTGCACTCGGCTTGCTGGAAGACGACAACCAGTGGGAATGCATGCTTGCTGAAGCTGCATTGAACTGTACAGCAATACAAATTCGTCTACTATTCGCTATAGTGTTGACTACATGTTTCCCAGCCCGAGCACAGATATTATGGGAAAATCACAAAGATTCAATGACTGATGATATATTGCATCAACATCGTATACGGTGCCACGATCTAACCATAACATTCAGCGACGAAATGTACAATGAAGCATTGATTGCTATTGGGATCTTTGCATTGTCATTGCCAACTTACCACTTAGTAATTTCGGTATGAATTCGCCAAATCGAACTGCATCTGATTTAATGAATACTGAAATGAATCGTGAACTGCAGTACAGTACTGTAGAAATGGCAGCGATTGTTGCCCGCAATATCCCACTAATGAATGAGGAACAAAGAACCATTTATGATCGCATTATGCTCGCAGTTTCAGCTGGACAAGGTGGATTCTTCTTTTTGGATGCACCGGGTGGAACTGGCAAAACATTCGTTATTTCGCTAATTCTTGCTGAAATACGATCAAATAATGGCATCGCATTGGCCGTTGCATCATCGGGCATTGCAGCAACTTTATTGGATGGAGGTAGAACAGCTCAttcagtatttaagctgcCACTAAATATTCAGAATAACCCTGACGCAGTATGCAACATTAAGAAACAATCGTCCATGGCCACTGTGCTGAAAcggtgtaaaattattatttgggaTGTATGTACTATGGCACACAAACATTCACTTGAGGCGTTGAACAggacattgaaagatattaaaaacagtGACAAACTATTTGGCGGAACTCTGTTGGTCCTTTCAGGTGATTTCAGACAAACACTTCCAGTCATTCCACGTTCAACATACACTGATGAGATCAACGCTTGCTTAAAATCATCACCATTGTggcgtaatgttgaaaaattacagctaaaaataaatatgcgcgttcaaatgcttcaagatccatccgctgaaacattttcaaaacaactCTTAGATATCGGTGATGGAAAAGTTGCTATAGATGAAACTGGATACGTAAAATTACCGACCGATTTCTGCACAATCGCTGATTCGCAAGATActctcattgaacaaatatttcccgatgtaCACACACAGTACATAAATCATGAGTAGCTTGCAGAAAGAGCGATTTTAGCGGCAAAAAATGTAGACGTTGACaatttaaatctgaagatacaaATGTTGTTGCCAGGGAacttggtatcatataaatctattgatacagtttgcgaTGACAGCGAAGCAGTAAATTTTCCCacagagtttttgaactcactggatttgccaggcatgccaccgcataatttacaattaaaggttggatctccaattatcttgcttcgtaatttgaacccgcCCCGGCTGTGCAACGGTACGTGATtagtcattcaaaaattaatgaaaaacgtgaTCGAAGCCAggattttaaatggcaagttcAGAGGTGGAAATATACTCATACCACGGATTCCTATTATACCtacagatgtgccaattcaattcaaacgtattcagtttccgattagattggcatttgcaatgactatcaacaaatcccaaggtcaaacgatgtctgtttgtggattagatttgagaacaccatgtttttcacacggacaattatacgtggcatgctctcgagtgggtaaaccatccagtttgtttgtgttagctaaagatggactaacaaaaaatattgttcacgctatagcattaagagattaatattgtttaatagtgttactgtcgtaattgtttaattaatgatatataattttaaggaataaattataataacttaaaaataatgtttgccttttgttatttttatattccctcatcgttcacagcgctccatgcttatttcacgcatataccacattcttacatacatacaatatacacattctaacatacatacatacttacaataagtaagctattttttgtctacactagaaattactaggaaattattaatattgcaaaacaacgtttgccgggtcagctagtttcatataaatatatatttttaacttcccgctaagaaaattgaaaatttttagtaataggAAGTTATTGACTTCGGTCTGTCttttaaaagtcaaattttcaTCGGATGTCTACGTTTTAAGTTCTCAGAAAGCCATTCTGATTATTCCCACCGAGGTGTCCGGCCGTGTGtgtgtcaataaatttttgtcgtacggtttctcaaaaacgaatcaaccaattGAGTTCTACGACACGTCATTCGAGAGGGTCTATCAAAACATAGATTTGATTAGATTTAAGAGTTAATTCATCAAGCCATTccgaagaattaaaaaaaaaatttgaatttttatgttttttaaaaataactttaatgcgtacgaaaaaatcataatgaaaccatgtatacatttttttgcttaaaaactgcgtctaatgcttttttcaaaataaaaaaatcgaacgacgcatttaaaagttatagttgtttagaaattcacaaaatttttttttttcggtatttttttaagattttttctagTTTCTTCAAccgataaataaaaacttgtaCATTTTCTTTTGgtactttaaaaactgcacCGAAtgctttttcaaaaaataaaatcgaacgacgcattcaaaagttacagttgtttaataaatacatttggAGCTCGAGGAGctcaaaatgtgaaaaactACGCTTTCagcttgaaaagctcaaatattaatcaaaaaaaacattttaaggTGCTTGAAATGCAAACTTAGCAGGAAGTTCTAGGGTTGGCCTGCATGGTCAACCGacttccagatttttttaattatgtaaaaataatttttttatgatatttaaataaactttatttaactagataatgcgttataataaaactttcaatgtattaaatacctttttttctattattagtGTCGTTTTTTCTACAAACGTAGGATAACGcaatagataaaatatttagaaagatttttatcttgttacgtcaaagaagtataacttctaACGTGCGTACATAAGTACacacacactttttttttttaaatttagaataaGTTATTAGTagtaatttcatttaattttttgtttagtttaaGATAGAGTAATCATTCAATTAGTAATAGAGGTTAAAATAGTCAAAaccatgcaaaaaaaattacaatctatagtatggaatttttttttacttagtattataattatttaaattttagtttttttgtttgagttCGTTtaagtactttttttaaatttagaataaGTCATTAGTAGTAGCTATTTCATTCAAGTTTCAATTTACTTCttttgtaagaaaaatacGTAAGCACTTTTAGAATTCGCAGGTAATCTTACTGATTGTACAGTCTCATCATCTATTTGGATCCAAGATAAATTATGTTTAATCATCGCaacatgttaattttcagaattacAATCTTTTGAATAGTTAAATATAGCACTTACAACAGCATAATTTGTATTacataatgatatttttgctTTGGGTACCGATTTTATAAATCCTTTTTTCCTgtttgtcaatttattttttcctcttATGGACAAAACTAATTTTACAACTAATTTCTGTTGcaaagaatttaatgaaatttttgttagcGTATCTTTGGCTTCCttacaatttttacataattcaAAACTAGTAAACCAATATCCAAATGATGAATCAATCAATTCTTGTagttcaaatgtttttttctcaTCATGTATTGAAATTTGTAATACATTTTCTAATACACTATAGGAATTGGAATAACTGCACGTTTTGCATCGAtcattaatttctaatttaaattgcactaaatttctaatatctCAATTATCTTcacaaattttaagaaatactGATACAGGATCATTATTTGAGACAGAACAAGGCTGCTCTATTAATGACTCTTTAATGTCACTggactttaaaaataattcgcgATTATTGTATTtgctaaataaattactaagtTTATTGTTGACGGAGTAGTGATTCTTTAGGCCATGATTGATTAATAATggtctaattattattacacgctttttacacgctttttattagcttcacttgtatgtcagtttgtcagtttgtcagtttgtcagtttgtcagtttgtcagtttgtcagtatgtaactctccttcgcataaagagactaccataatgatattatttaaattttgattattatcaacctagaacccaggtgatgaccttcctagtcatcctctgatgaccatcccgaagttatatctcgaaaccaggtgttttcctccgtaggttttcatcgggaatggcacagataaacccgtacatcaacccggaatcctctgatgaccatcccgaagttatatttcgaaaccaggtgttttcctccgtaggttttcatcgggaatggcacagataaacccgtacatcaacccggaatcctctgatgaccatcccgaagttatatctcgaaaccaggtgttttcctccgtaggttttcatcgggaatggcacagataaatccgtacatcaacccggaatcctctgatgaccatcccgaagttatatctcgaaaccaggtgttttcctccgtaggttttcatcgggaatggcacagataaacccgtacatcaacccggaatcctctgatgaccatcccgaagttatatctcgaaaccaggtgttttcttccgtaggttttcatcgggaatggcacagataaacccgtacatcaacccggaatcctctgatgaccatcccgaagttatatctcgaaaccaggt contains the following coding sequences:
- the LOC123272166 gene encoding uncharacterized protein LOC123272166; translated protein: MYSVEWQKRGLPHAHILAWFIDKIRPEEIDSIISAKIPDPSTDQLLFDIVTTNMIHGPCGTLNSSSPCMADGKCTKNFPKDFTNDTVTNVDGYPIYRRRNPKNGGQSFIKNIINTDIDIDNRWVVPYSPLLSKTYNAHINVEFCSSVKSIKYICKYVHKGSDMAVFRVENTNVNAPPVNKNDEITAVFRVENTNVNAPPVNKNDEITLYQIGRYISSNEAAWRIFGFPIHERDPAVVQLAIHLENGQRVFFTNETAIDRAINPPKTTLTAFFELCNRADDFGAFARTLLYSQVPRYFTWTQTKTWMPRKQGSPVAACLNLFKSNALGRLFTVNPRHTECFYLRLLLVNVTGPLSFQDIRKVNGQQYPTYKDACLALGLLEDDNQWECMLAEAALNCTAIQIRLLFAIVLTTCFPARAQILWENHKDSMTDDILHQHRIRCHDLTITFSDEMYNEALIAIGIFALSLPTYHLVISV